From one Pieris brassicae chromosome 5, ilPieBrab1.1, whole genome shotgun sequence genomic stretch:
- the LOC123710079 gene encoding SH2B adapter protein 1: MAGPSDGDPDGWVQFCERQAKTAAQDFAKACVQYIQSSTIDGTVRPYTSQKELLKKFVECFSEHFDFEFNKLKAQHKLPNGTHTGHDESDYSEDTESPKTHHKPFFRRLSFKGLRRGKGLFQKQHSDEVELSTNLNKHNKTKLAKIVVECRKEGLVNYLTPESLEQPGGPQKWEKCRLALVKTVGGYMLEFYSPPKAQKPRSGVFCFLISEARETTALEMPDHENTFVLKADNNMEYVIEAADVDDMKSWLATIKYCMRSAPTTQPPPDSLAGLSEPTPPDLPPRRDLPSSTSNADLATDTPEEAELGSIAEEGCDVGPRVSLGEWPWFHGTLARSAAAACVLAGGTAAHGCYLVRQSETRRGEYVLTFNFQGRAKHLRMTLSESGQCRVQHLWFPNVHDMLEHFRANPIPLESGGAADVTLTEYVVCQDGPRNQSEVSHGSDVRMRRAEMEALFGNNSSPLDHRAVDNQYVLCNIRPSTSDRNPT; this comes from the exons ATGGCCGGCCCGTCCGACGGCGATCCCGACGGATGGGTCCAGTTCTGTGAGCGTCAGGCCAAAACTGCCGCTCAGGACTTCGCCAAGGCTTGCGTACAATACATACAGAGCAGCACAATAGACGGCACAGTTCGCCCATACACGTCTCAAAAGGAACTACTCAAAAAATTCGTCGAATGCTTCTCTGAACACTTTGACTTCGAATTTAACAAGCTAAAGGCACAGCACAAATTACCAAATGGCACACATACTGGACACGACGAAAGTGACTATTCAGAAGATACTGAGTCGCCGAAAACACATCACAAACCATTTTTCAGAAGGTTATCGTTTAAGGGTTTACGGCGTGGTAAGGGTCTGTTCCAAAAACAGCATTCAGATGAAGTAGAATTATCAACGAATTTgaacaaacacaataaaactAAGTTAGCGAAAATTGTTGTTGAATGTAGAAAAGAAggattagttaattatttaactccAGAAAGCTTGGAGCAACCTGGAGGCCCACAGAAATGGGAGAAATGTAGGCTAGCATTAGTTAAGACTGTTGGTGGTTATATGTTAGAATTTTACTCTCCACCTAAAGCTCAAAAACCTAGAAGTGGCGTATTTTGTTTCCTAATATCAGAGGCTCGGGAAACTACTGCTTTAGAGATGCCTGATCatgaaaatacttttgtattaaAG gCTGACAACAATATGGAATATGTAATTGAGGCAGCTGATGTAGATGACATGAAGTCATGGTTAGcaacaataaaatactgtATGAGATCGGCACCTACAACCCAGCCACCACCAGATTCTCTAGCTGGACTGTCAGAGCCTACACCCCCAGATCTGCCACCGCGAAGAGATTTACCCTCAAGTACTAGTAATGCAGATTTAGCAACGGATACTCCTGAAGAGGCTGAATTAG GTTCAATAGCAGAAGAGGGATGTGATGTAGGCCCCCGAGTGTCTCTCGGTGAGTGGCCATGGTTCCATGGGACTTTAGCCAGGTCGGCAGCTGCAGCATGTGTTTTGGCCGGTGGAACTGCAGCTCATGGATGCTACCTCGTTAGGCAGAGTGAAACACGGAGGGGAGAATATGTGCTCACTTTTAATTTCCAG GGCCGAGCTAAACACCTGCGAATGACACTAAGCGAATCTGGACAATGCCGGGTGCAGCACCTCTGGTTTCCAAATGTCCATGACATGCTGGAACACTTCCGAGCAAACCCCATTCCGCTGGAATCGGGCGGGGCAGCTGACGTTACTCTTACAGAGTATGTGGTCTGCCAGGACGGACCAAGAAATCAA TCGGAAGTGTCACACGGTAGTGACGTTCGTATGAGACGTGCGGAAATGGAGGCTCTCTTCGGAAACAATAGCAGCCCATTGGATCACCGAGCTGTTGACAACCAATATGTACTATGTAACATTCGTCCATCGACCTCGGACAGAAATCCTACCTAA